A section of the Telopea speciosissima isolate NSW1024214 ecotype Mountain lineage chromosome 3, Tspe_v1, whole genome shotgun sequence genome encodes:
- the LOC122655237 gene encoding uncharacterized protein LOC122655237, with product MGAMLAQHQEDGKIEHAIYYLSKKFVDYETRYTPLEKVCTALIWATRRLRHCMIAHQVFQISRMDLIKYIFKKFTLTGRLARLLLLSEFDIKHVTQKSIKGGAIIDHLSAHPTLETRPLENVFLDEDIVQLEPEEVDTIWKLLFDGAANYKGCGAGILLITPDGTHMPWAFNLDFECSTNMAEYEACAIGLEAAISIGLKRLEVYGDYSLVICQMQGKWKIKDEKLIACQEQVKILSRKFEEITFSYLPRDSNPFADALVTLASMVEMESKTEVHPFSIKLRHQLAYINHIHALTVDGRPW from the coding sequence ATGGGAGCAATGTTAGCACAACATCAAGAAGATGGCAAGATAGAACATGCTATATACTACCTGAGCAAGAAATTTGTGGACTATGAGACTAGATATACACCACTAGAGAAAGTCTGCACGGCTTTGATTTGGGCCACAAGGCGGTTAAGGCATTGCATGATAGCCCACCAAGTGTTTCAGATCTCGAGGATGGATCTAATTAAGTACATATTCAAGAAATTCACATTGACAGGAAGATTAGCACGACTGCTCTTATTATCAGAGTTTGATATCAAACATGTGACACAGAAATCAATCAAAGGAGGAGCAATCATTGATCATTTATCAGCACATCCAACCCTTGAAACTAGACCATTGGAAAATGTATTTCTCGACGAGGACATTGTACAATTGGAACCTGAAGAAGTTGATACGATCTGGAAATTGCTATTTGACGGAGCAGCCAATTACAAGGGTTGTGGAGCTGGCATACTATTAATCACTCCTGATGGAACCCATATGCCCTGGGCATTTAATCTAGACTTTGAATGTTCCACCAACATGGCTGAATATGAAGCTTGCGCCATAGGACTTGAGGCCGCCATATCAATAGGGCTCAAGAGACTAGAAGTCTATGGGGATTATTCCTTGGTCATATgccaaatgcaaggaaaatggaaaattaagGACGAAAAGTTGATTGCCTGTCAAGAGCAAGTTAAAATACTATCTAggaaatttgaagaaatcacTTTCTCCTACCTGCCAAGAGACAGCAATCCGTTCGCCGATGCACTAGTAACTTTGGCATCCATGGTTGAGATGGAATCCAAAACAGAAGTACATCCATTCTCGATTAAACTAAGACATCAACTGGCATATATCAATCACATCCATGCCTTGACGGTTGATGGAAGACCATGGTAG